In Tsuneonella dongtanensis, a single window of DNA contains:
- a CDS encoding CaiB/BaiF CoA transferase family protein yields MSADRLPLTGFRIVSAEQYGAGPYGTMFLAQLGAEVIKIEPPRKDGKGGGDTARSVGPHFLREGESLYFQGFNLNKKSLTLDLNAPAGQEVLHRLVATAHGMVNNLRGDLPARLGLTYGALSEVNPAIVCAHLSAYGRDNDRARWPGYDYLMQAEAGYMALTGDPDGEPQRMGLSMVDFISGTIIATGFLAALVDAQRTGKGRDVDTDLFASAIHQTSYPALWYMNHGTKTGRTPRSAHPNATPSQTVRARDGWLFVMCQLPKFWTIMIDRVGLDALAGDPRFATNADRLANRAELTEILDAHFSAQPMAHWQRLLEGHVPVAPVYELDQALDNPWLDTIGMRDTVHHPDRESVTVLASPLKIDGKRLPNRAAPLLGADNDAILEELGYDPDEVAQLRAGGVV; encoded by the coding sequence GTGAGCGCGGACCGCCTGCCCCTGACCGGATTCCGGATCGTCAGCGCCGAACAGTACGGGGCGGGACCCTATGGTACGATGTTCCTCGCCCAACTTGGCGCCGAGGTCATCAAGATCGAGCCGCCGCGCAAGGACGGGAAAGGTGGCGGCGACACCGCGCGTTCGGTCGGTCCGCATTTCCTGCGCGAAGGCGAGAGCCTCTACTTCCAGGGCTTCAACCTCAACAAGAAATCGCTGACGCTCGATCTCAACGCGCCTGCGGGCCAGGAAGTGCTGCACCGTCTCGTCGCCACGGCGCACGGCATGGTCAACAACCTGCGCGGCGACCTGCCGGCCCGGCTCGGTCTGACGTACGGCGCGCTGTCCGAAGTGAACCCGGCGATCGTCTGCGCGCACCTTTCCGCCTACGGGCGGGACAACGATCGCGCGCGCTGGCCGGGATACGACTACCTGATGCAGGCCGAGGCCGGCTACATGGCGCTCACCGGCGATCCGGACGGCGAGCCCCAGCGGATGGGCCTGTCGATGGTCGACTTCATCTCCGGCACGATCATTGCGACGGGCTTCCTGGCAGCGCTTGTCGATGCCCAGCGCACCGGCAAGGGGCGCGACGTCGATACCGACTTGTTTGCCTCCGCCATCCACCAGACGAGCTACCCGGCACTGTGGTACATGAACCACGGCACGAAGACCGGCCGGACCCCGCGCTCGGCGCATCCCAACGCCACGCCGAGCCAGACGGTTCGCGCGCGCGACGGATGGTTGTTCGTCATGTGCCAGTTGCCCAAATTCTGGACGATCATGATCGACCGCGTGGGTCTGGACGCGCTGGCCGGCGACCCGCGCTTCGCAACCAATGCCGACCGGCTGGCCAATCGGGCCGAGCTGACCGAAATCCTCGACGCGCATTTCTCGGCCCAGCCGATGGCGCACTGGCAGCGCTTGCTCGAAGGACACGTCCCGGTCGCCCCGGTTTACGAGCTGGACCAGGCGCTCGACAATCCATGGCTCGACACGATCGGAATGCGGGACACCGTCCACCATCCCGACCGCGAGAGCGTGACCGTGCTTGCGAGCCCGCTGAAGATCGACGGCAAGCGGTTGCCCAACCGCGCTGCGCCATTGCTGGGCGCCGACAACGATGCGATTCTCGAGGAACTCGGCTACGACCCGGATGAAGTAGCGCAACTGCGCGCCGGAGGCGTCGTCTGA
- a CDS encoding TonB-dependent receptor gives MLRAALLASAALAAVPATAWAQETGTASGDANVTGVGEIIVTAQRRAQNLQDVPAAVTALTGDALEQRQIADTNDLQNTIPNVVISTGTGTSNSARIYFRGIGEDESRGAIDPAVGIYIDDVYLGRTVGSLVDLVDIQQVEALRGPQGTLYGRNTNGGAIKVTSVRPQIGETSVAGELGYGNFDRIQGKATVNLAAWDSGAIRISGLYRERDGYFTINPNGALANLAGTRLGDEKVYALRGSFYGELSPDWSFLAIVDYTKDKSQPVPSSIIAESDNAAVVTDRDQNIFTIEPAPGATCAATTTSIGCFTGYRSEVDAFGVSYQLKGDLGGATLTSTTAYRTLKDDLASHITFPYFQKTDQNQFSQELLLNTNLGNIDLTGGAFYYNEDADLAFTFIFPFDIRTKTDSFAVFGQASAELGPVTVTGGLRWTTEDRTITSSAGGPLAGFGTNIVREFDTDNVTWTAKASYDLTDDIMVYASYATGTKSPGGSADCFSPAGCFLPVNEEKLDSIEGGLRAQFGPATFNATYFYNDYQDLQISGTLPNGAFTRINAGKARIQGVEIEFGVSPVTGLSLYGNASWLDGKYKDVNFNQAGLLTGSTNTVRGPTCTNATPGSATYQQQVIDCALGLSLKNAPEWKALVGFSYNVDMGGGEIFFGADAAYEADSFALVSNTPGSLVEPGVRIDARAGWKAADDRWSVTVWGKNLTDREYFRATTSVNQVYPAPPLTFGVDVGFKFN, from the coding sequence ATGCTTCGAGCCGCACTCCTGGCGAGCGCCGCACTTGCCGCCGTGCCAGCCACCGCTTGGGCCCAGGAAACGGGCACTGCTTCAGGCGACGCAAACGTGACCGGCGTCGGCGAGATCATCGTCACCGCGCAGCGCCGTGCGCAGAACCTGCAGGACGTTCCGGCTGCGGTCACCGCGCTGACCGGCGATGCGCTCGAGCAGCGCCAGATCGCCGACACCAACGACCTCCAGAACACCATCCCCAACGTCGTCATCTCGACCGGCACCGGTACCTCGAATTCGGCGCGCATCTATTTCCGCGGTATCGGCGAGGACGAGTCGCGCGGCGCGATCGACCCTGCGGTCGGCATTTATATCGACGACGTCTATCTCGGCCGAACGGTCGGCTCGCTTGTCGACCTGGTCGACATCCAGCAGGTCGAAGCACTGCGCGGACCGCAGGGCACTCTCTACGGCCGCAACACCAACGGCGGCGCCATCAAGGTCACTTCGGTTCGTCCGCAGATCGGCGAAACCTCGGTCGCAGGCGAACTGGGCTATGGCAACTTCGACCGCATCCAGGGCAAGGCGACGGTCAATCTCGCCGCGTGGGACAGCGGCGCAATCCGCATCTCCGGCCTTTATCGCGAGCGCGACGGGTATTTCACGATCAACCCGAACGGGGCGCTCGCCAACCTCGCCGGAACGCGCCTTGGCGACGAGAAGGTCTATGCCCTGCGCGGCAGCTTCTACGGCGAGTTGTCACCCGACTGGAGCTTCCTGGCGATCGTCGATTATACCAAGGACAAGAGCCAGCCGGTTCCCAGCTCGATCATCGCCGAAAGCGACAACGCGGCTGTCGTCACCGACCGCGACCAGAATATCTTCACCATCGAGCCCGCCCCCGGCGCGACCTGCGCCGCGACGACGACCTCGATCGGATGTTTCACCGGCTATCGCAGCGAAGTCGACGCGTTCGGCGTGTCCTACCAGCTGAAGGGCGATCTAGGCGGGGCGACGCTGACATCGACCACGGCCTACCGGACGCTCAAGGACGATCTCGCCTCGCACATCACGTTCCCGTATTTCCAGAAGACCGACCAGAACCAGTTCAGCCAGGAATTGCTGCTGAACACCAATCTCGGCAACATCGATCTCACGGGCGGCGCGTTCTACTACAACGAGGACGCCGATCTCGCGTTCACGTTCATCTTCCCGTTCGACATCCGCACCAAGACCGACAGCTTCGCGGTATTCGGACAAGCGAGCGCCGAGCTCGGCCCGGTCACGGTGACCGGAGGACTGCGCTGGACCACCGAGGATCGCACGATCACCAGCAGTGCCGGGGGTCCGCTCGCCGGCTTCGGTACCAACATCGTCCGTGAATTCGATACCGATAACGTCACTTGGACCGCGAAGGCCAGCTACGACCTGACCGACGACATCATGGTCTATGCTTCCTACGCGACCGGCACCAAGTCGCCCGGCGGATCGGCCGACTGCTTCAGCCCGGCCGGCTGCTTCCTGCCGGTGAACGAGGAAAAGCTCGACAGCATCGAAGGCGGCCTGCGGGCCCAGTTCGGCCCGGCCACCTTCAACGCGACGTATTTCTACAACGATTACCAGGACCTGCAGATCAGCGGGACCCTGCCCAATGGCGCCTTCACGCGCATCAACGCGGGCAAGGCTCGGATCCAGGGCGTGGAGATCGAGTTCGGCGTGTCGCCCGTCACAGGCCTCAGCCTTTACGGCAATGCGAGCTGGCTCGACGGCAAGTACAAGGACGTCAACTTCAACCAGGCTGGCCTGCTGACCGGAAGCACCAACACCGTCCGCGGCCCGACCTGCACCAACGCCACGCCGGGCTCCGCCACCTACCAGCAGCAGGTCATCGACTGCGCCCTGGGTCTGAGCCTGAAGAACGCGCCCGAATGGAAGGCGCTCGTCGGCTTCAGCTACAACGTCGACATGGGCGGCGGAGAAATCTTCTTCGGTGCCGATGCCGCTTACGAGGCCGACAGCTTCGCGCTGGTCTCCAACACGCCGGGATCGCTCGTCGAGCCGGGCGTACGGATCGATGCGCGGGCCGGCTGGAAGGCGGCGGACGACCGCTGGAGCGTGACGGTCTGGGGCAAGAACCTGACCGACCGCGAATACTTCCGCGCGACCACTTCGGTGAACCAGGTCTATCCCGCACCTCCGCTCACCTTCGGGGTCGATGTCGGGTTCAAATTCAACTGA
- a CDS encoding DUF1838 family protein — protein sequence MSKAKFLAAVALGATLATPALARQLDPSVPADALEISKRVQCGEADGKPAVYHWQGNVYSRVAGEPDRLLFKGEGMNIRTCTTVEDPKRGKGWRLVSREIMLYLDPKTGEVLRKWDNPWTGETVDVMHIANDPVNQRPSFPINADGTPYANASLRREGRWFFMPFEVPLFYTNPLGGKYQDWTGGKYHAMEIFDFAFDADEMLDTKNKTAYPIVSWVRISDWMPWMKMRGRQGQMVFNAMGNKLTGYDELPAVLKDEIALNYPAYTTAPPVDDARPNETTWTVFMKWVDDKMPAAKPSGGH from the coding sequence ATGAGCAAAGCGAAATTCTTGGCTGCGGTGGCGCTCGGTGCGACGCTGGCCACGCCTGCGCTGGCGCGGCAACTCGATCCATCGGTCCCCGCCGACGCGCTTGAGATTTCGAAGCGCGTGCAATGCGGCGAGGCGGACGGCAAGCCCGCGGTCTACCACTGGCAGGGCAATGTCTATTCGCGTGTCGCCGGCGAGCCGGACCGGTTGCTGTTCAAGGGCGAAGGCATGAACATCCGCACCTGCACGACCGTCGAGGATCCCAAGCGGGGCAAGGGCTGGCGCCTCGTTAGCCGCGAGATCATGCTCTACCTCGATCCCAAGACCGGCGAGGTCCTGCGCAAGTGGGACAACCCGTGGACCGGCGAGACGGTGGATGTGATGCACATCGCCAACGACCCGGTGAATCAGCGTCCGAGCTTTCCCATCAATGCCGACGGGACGCCCTACGCCAACGCCTCGCTGCGGCGCGAAGGCCGCTGGTTCTTCATGCCGTTCGAAGTGCCGCTGTTCTATACCAACCCGCTCGGCGGCAAGTACCAGGACTGGACGGGCGGCAAGTACCACGCGATGGAGATCTTCGACTTCGCGTTCGACGCGGACGAGATGCTCGATACGAAGAACAAGACGGCCTACCCGATCGTCAGCTGGGTGCGCATCTCGGACTGGATGCCGTGGATGAAGATGCGCGGGCGCCAGGGTCAGATGGTCTTCAACGCCATGGGCAACAAGCTGACCGGCTACGACGAACTGCCGGCTGTCCTCAAGGATGAGATCGCGCTCAATTACCCGGCCTATACGACAGCGCCGCCGGTGGATGACGCCCGTCCCAATGAGACGACCTGGACCGTCTTCATGAAGTGGGTCGACGACAAGATGCCTGCTGCCAAGCCTTCGGGCGGCCACTGA
- a CDS encoding acyl-CoA dehydrogenase family protein, with translation MATAPVLMADQGRTIDPHEEEAFLEAIDRWLERSVIPVVMEHDHADKWPAKLVDEMVELGLFGATIGQEYGGLGLPATTYAKIVMRISSYWMAITGIFNSHLIMAAAIERFGTPEQKAKWLPKLAAGEIRGGLALTEPNAGTDLQAIRSVARKNGDHYVLNGTKTWISNALNGSAFALLAKTDPDANPRYKGMSLFIADKRDGFATGKKFEKLGYKSIDSAELIFEDYVLPADQLIGGVEGQGFFQATGGLELGRINVAARGVGLAEGSLRLATEYAQQRETMGKPISEHQAIQLKIGEMVTRARAARLLTLDAAEAYDRGERCDMEAGMAKYFASEAAVANSQEAMRIYGGYSYSKEYDIERFYRDSMLMCIGEGTNEMQRIIISKQWVKRNPA, from the coding sequence GTGGCCACCGCGCCCGTCCTGATGGCCGATCAAGGCCGCACCATCGACCCGCATGAAGAGGAAGCCTTCCTCGAAGCAATCGACCGCTGGCTCGAACGCTCGGTCATTCCGGTCGTCATGGAACACGACCATGCCGACAAGTGGCCCGCCAAACTGGTCGACGAGATGGTCGAGCTGGGCCTGTTCGGCGCGACCATCGGGCAGGAATACGGCGGCCTGGGGCTGCCCGCGACGACGTATGCCAAGATCGTCATGCGCATTTCCAGCTACTGGATGGCGATCACCGGCATCTTCAATTCGCACCTCATCATGGCGGCCGCAATCGAGCGGTTCGGAACGCCCGAGCAGAAGGCCAAGTGGTTGCCCAAGCTGGCCGCAGGCGAGATCCGCGGCGGGCTCGCGCTGACCGAGCCCAACGCCGGCACCGATCTGCAAGCGATCCGCTCGGTCGCCAGGAAAAATGGCGATCACTACGTCCTCAACGGCACCAAGACCTGGATTTCGAACGCGCTCAACGGCTCGGCGTTTGCGCTGCTCGCCAAGACCGACCCGGACGCCAACCCCCGGTACAAGGGCATGAGCCTGTTCATCGCCGACAAGCGCGACGGGTTCGCCACCGGCAAGAAGTTCGAGAAGCTGGGATACAAGTCGATCGACAGCGCCGAGCTGATCTTCGAGGACTACGTGCTGCCCGCCGACCAGCTCATCGGCGGTGTAGAGGGGCAGGGCTTCTTCCAGGCGACCGGCGGGCTCGAGCTCGGCCGGATCAACGTGGCGGCCCGCGGCGTGGGGCTGGCCGAAGGCAGCTTGCGCCTGGCCACCGAGTACGCCCAGCAGCGCGAGACGATGGGCAAGCCTATTTCGGAACACCAGGCGATCCAGCTCAAGATCGGCGAGATGGTCACCCGCGCGCGCGCCGCGCGGCTGCTCACGCTGGATGCGGCGGAAGCCTACGATCGCGGCGAGCGGTGCGACATGGAGGCCGGCATGGCCAAGTACTTCGCCTCCGAAGCGGCGGTGGCGAACAGCCAGGAAGCGATGCGGATCTACGGGGGCTACTCGTACTCGAAGGAGTACGACATCGAGCGCTTCTATCGCGACAGCATGCTGATGTGCATCGGTGAGGGGACCAACGAGATGCAGCGGATCATCATCAGCAAGCAGTGGGTCAAGCGGAATCCGGCGTGA
- a CDS encoding TonB-dependent receptor yields MMRTFVRATLLCATALGSQAAYAQAVSNTTQPADDDGGIKEIIVTARKTEETLSTAPIAVSAVTSETIAEQGLNSIDDFARTATGISFSQAFGRSSDRPVIRGQSNVLANVQFGVETGAAYFVDGIYYQGDIQGFDPLSIERVEIIKGPQSALYGRNTYAGAINYITKAASDTFTASGRATVAEHNEFQLAGSVSGPLIPDLLGFRVGGRHYEYGGEYTNRLTGKKVGQEKTTSGYLTLDWDNGGDVKVRQRLSYQRDRDGPLAIFLQGAAFNNCQPGFRSPRYRSRSIFLPYVPATLGTSTNTNQYFCGTIKPQPDNVALNTDETTVVFPAITSFIPGVPSFPGATITRDGTAFDGIYNRQWYASQVADWDIGGSGFVLSSLTGYRDNKNRFGTDSDHSDSFFYFGGPVGEPAFANTNTKDSWDFSQEVRLATPQDRPIRGLVGLYYFKQVQEGRDLTFANPLQGDPFGTLGSSFNWLEDRAIFASLTVEPVEGLSITGEVRHQVERKRQLDYSSSVTAPFCAGYAGLEGFTNLTATLCQPALKETGTDPRITVDYLFPSGLLVYGIYARGRKPGGFNGGAGVTATAQLGQPLVQYLPEKVESFEIGTKFDALDRRLRVAASAFRNTLSSIQLTSAIPNPNGTGAINSVVTNQGDGRASGFELELQMAPTRDLNVTMGISYVDAHFTSGCDADQFILNSGGLRPNFDTRNPTAAGLALCDISGNRLPLGSPWIANGSLDYELPLSAAGSLWFNTNWSLEASKYVQVHNLAKTGDTFLVNARLGYRTDRFTISVFGRNLTDEDTIPLATRWFDYRYGAGTTGLPAANTVTFDGRPAVIETGAPRAFFGTLRKGRTFGAEATFNF; encoded by the coding sequence ATGATGCGGACTTTTGTTCGGGCCACGCTGCTGTGCGCGACGGCGCTCGGTTCTCAGGCCGCCTATGCCCAAGCCGTTTCCAATACGACCCAGCCAGCGGACGACGATGGCGGCATCAAGGAAATCATCGTCACCGCGCGCAAGACCGAGGAAACGCTTTCGACCGCTCCGATCGCGGTATCGGCCGTGACGTCCGAAACCATCGCCGAACAGGGCCTCAATTCGATCGACGACTTCGCCCGGACCGCGACCGGCATCAGCTTCAGCCAGGCGTTCGGCCGGTCGTCCGACCGCCCGGTCATTCGCGGTCAGTCGAACGTGCTCGCCAACGTCCAGTTCGGGGTCGAAACGGGTGCAGCCTATTTCGTCGACGGCATCTATTACCAGGGCGACATCCAGGGGTTCGACCCTCTCTCGATCGAACGGGTGGAGATCATCAAGGGGCCGCAATCCGCGCTCTACGGACGCAATACCTATGCCGGCGCGATCAACTACATCACCAAGGCGGCAAGCGACACGTTCACGGCTTCAGGCCGGGCGACGGTGGCCGAACACAACGAATTCCAGCTCGCCGGCTCGGTTTCAGGGCCGCTGATCCCGGACCTGCTCGGCTTCCGCGTGGGCGGCCGCCACTACGAATACGGCGGGGAGTACACCAACCGCCTCACCGGCAAGAAGGTCGGACAGGAAAAGACCACGAGCGGCTACCTGACGCTCGACTGGGACAACGGCGGCGACGTCAAGGTGCGCCAGCGCCTGTCTTACCAGCGCGATCGGGACGGGCCGCTGGCGATCTTCCTGCAAGGCGCCGCATTCAACAACTGTCAGCCGGGTTTTCGCTCGCCGCGCTACCGCTCGCGATCGATCTTCCTCCCTTACGTGCCGGCGACACTCGGGACCTCGACCAACACCAACCAGTACTTCTGCGGCACAATCAAGCCGCAACCCGATAACGTTGCGCTCAACACCGATGAAACGACCGTGGTGTTCCCCGCAATCACGTCGTTCATCCCCGGAGTTCCCTCGTTTCCGGGCGCAACGATCACCCGGGATGGCACGGCCTTCGACGGGATCTACAACCGCCAGTGGTACGCATCGCAGGTTGCGGACTGGGACATCGGCGGTTCCGGCTTCGTGCTGAGCAGCCTGACCGGGTACCGCGACAACAAGAACCGCTTCGGCACCGATTCCGATCACTCGGATTCGTTCTTCTACTTCGGCGGACCGGTGGGCGAGCCTGCATTCGCCAACACGAATACGAAGGATTCGTGGGACTTCAGCCAGGAGGTGCGCCTCGCCACTCCGCAGGATCGGCCGATCCGTGGTCTCGTAGGCCTCTACTATTTCAAGCAGGTGCAGGAAGGCCGCGACCTTACGTTCGCCAACCCGCTGCAAGGCGATCCCTTCGGCACGCTCGGCTCGTCGTTCAACTGGCTCGAGGACAGGGCGATCTTCGCCTCGCTCACCGTCGAGCCGGTGGAGGGCCTGTCAATCACCGGTGAGGTTCGCCACCAGGTCGAACGCAAGCGCCAGCTCGATTATTCGAGTTCGGTCACGGCGCCGTTCTGCGCAGGCTATGCGGGGCTGGAGGGGTTCACCAATCTGACCGCCACGCTCTGCCAGCCCGCACTCAAGGAAACCGGGACCGATCCGCGCATCACGGTCGACTATCTCTTCCCGAGTGGTCTGCTGGTCTACGGCATTTACGCGCGCGGTCGGAAGCCAGGCGGCTTCAACGGCGGCGCTGGCGTGACCGCCACCGCGCAACTTGGCCAGCCGCTGGTCCAATACCTGCCGGAAAAGGTCGAGAGCTTCGAGATCGGCACCAAGTTCGATGCGCTCGATCGCCGGCTCCGGGTTGCCGCGTCGGCATTCCGCAATACGCTCTCGAGCATCCAGCTCACCAGCGCGATTCCCAATCCCAACGGCACCGGCGCGATCAACTCGGTCGTGACCAACCAGGGCGATGGGCGGGCGTCGGGCTTCGAACTTGAGCTGCAGATGGCGCCCACGCGCGATCTCAACGTCACCATGGGCATTTCGTACGTCGACGCGCACTTCACGTCGGGGTGCGATGCCGATCAGTTCATCCTCAATTCCGGTGGATTGCGGCCGAACTTCGACACCCGCAATCCGACCGCTGCCGGCCTCGCCCTGTGCGACATTTCGGGCAACCGGCTGCCGCTCGGCAGCCCGTGGATCGCTAACGGTTCTCTCGATTACGAGCTGCCGCTATCGGCCGCGGGATCGCTGTGGTTCAACACGAACTGGAGCCTCGAGGCATCGAAGTACGTGCAGGTCCACAATCTGGCAAAGACTGGCGACACCTTCCTGGTCAATGCGCGGCTGGGGTATCGCACGGACCGATTCACGATCTCGGTATTCGGTCGCAACCTGACTGACGAAGACACCATCCCGCTCGCAACCCGCTGGTTCGACTATCGCTATGGCGCGGGCACGACCGGGCTCCCGGCAGCCAACACCGTGACGTTCGATGGCCGCCCGGCAGTGATCGAAACCGGCGCCCCGCGCGCCTTCTTCGGCACGCTGCGCAAGGGCCGGACATTCGGTGCGGAGGCGACTTTCAACTTCTGA
- a CDS encoding VOC family protein: MRSILPGWTRPLLAAAGLFFSAQAAAGTPAEEFGVAPWTEAVVSVAEFEPATRLFREAGGWRLTLSGDIARRELDYWKLPAAVSARFERWCAPLAETGCIRFVRFAGLAQEPIRPGARAWDTGGIYSVMVRSDDVEALYRHALSIGWWAESPPISFRFGQSDLKNVVLQGPHGINLAVYERVSPAFATFPVGRISQGFNSMRMVKSRPAARDFYRDALGFGVLFDSDREPPEPAFSNFGIPYNLTPQIARAAAALYPVAGETGRVEVMQIQGFTGRDHSAKAVPPNLGVLSVRYPVRDLAAYRSRLLAKNAPIPYETDRVPVAGIGTVDLVAVRDPDGNLTEFYSVQDRAQ; this comes from the coding sequence GTGAGATCTATCCTCCCCGGATGGACCCGGCCGCTGCTTGCGGCGGCCGGGCTCTTCTTCTCCGCTCAGGCAGCGGCGGGCACCCCCGCGGAGGAGTTCGGCGTCGCGCCCTGGACCGAAGCCGTGGTCTCGGTCGCCGAGTTCGAGCCCGCGACACGCCTATTTCGGGAAGCCGGAGGCTGGCGATTGACCCTGTCCGGCGACATAGCGCGGCGGGAGCTCGACTACTGGAAGCTGCCAGCCGCAGTCTCGGCGCGCTTCGAGCGGTGGTGCGCACCGCTTGCAGAGACCGGATGCATTCGCTTCGTCCGGTTCGCAGGCTTGGCGCAGGAGCCAATCCGCCCCGGGGCCCGGGCGTGGGACACCGGCGGAATCTATTCGGTCATGGTCCGCAGCGACGATGTCGAAGCGCTCTACCGGCATGCGCTCTCGATCGGATGGTGGGCCGAAAGTCCTCCCATCTCCTTCCGCTTCGGCCAGTCGGACCTCAAGAACGTGGTCCTCCAGGGACCGCACGGGATCAACCTTGCGGTGTATGAGCGGGTGTCGCCTGCCTTTGCCACATTTCCGGTCGGGCGGATCAGCCAGGGCTTCAATTCGATGCGCATGGTGAAAAGTCGCCCGGCGGCGCGTGATTTCTACCGCGACGCGCTTGGATTCGGGGTGCTGTTCGACAGCGATCGCGAGCCTCCAGAGCCAGCGTTCTCGAACTTCGGAATCCCTTACAACCTGACCCCGCAAATCGCCCGCGCTGCTGCAGCACTTTATCCGGTCGCAGGCGAGACCGGCCGCGTCGAGGTCATGCAGATCCAGGGTTTCACCGGCCGCGACCATTCCGCGAAGGCCGTCCCGCCCAACCTCGGCGTTCTGTCGGTGCGCTATCCAGTGCGCGATCTTGCCGCCTACCGATCGCGGCTGCTCGCGAAGAACGCGCCCATCCCCTACGAGACGGATCGGGTGCCCGTGGCAGGGATCGGAACGGTCGATCTTGTCGCGGTGCGCGACCCCGACGGCAATCTCACTGAATTCTACTCCGTGCAGGACCGCGCTCAATGA
- a CDS encoding MaoC family dehydratase yields MREGVREVAPGRFREVQGRYFEDFEVGHVYEHRPGRTITDADNVWFTLLTMNTHPAHFDYEFAKKTEFGKPLVVSPLTIALMTGMSVSDTSGKAIANLGWDEVRMTHPLFCGDTLYCESEVLDKRESKSRPDQGIVTFKTVGKNQDGTVVSHYKRTVLVWKRGCGPNDD; encoded by the coding sequence ATGCGTGAAGGGGTAAGGGAAGTCGCACCGGGACGCTTCCGTGAAGTGCAGGGCCGCTACTTCGAGGATTTCGAGGTGGGTCACGTGTACGAGCACCGTCCCGGGCGGACGATCACCGATGCCGACAACGTGTGGTTCACGCTGCTGACGATGAACACGCACCCGGCGCACTTCGACTACGAATTTGCCAAGAAGACCGAATTCGGCAAGCCGCTCGTCGTCAGCCCGCTGACGATCGCGTTGATGACCGGTATGAGCGTGTCCGACACCAGCGGCAAGGCAATCGCCAACCTTGGCTGGGACGAGGTGCGGATGACCCACCCGCTGTTCTGCGGCGACACGCTCTATTGCGAGAGCGAGGTGCTGGACAAGCGCGAGAGCAAGAGCCGCCCCGACCAGGGGATCGTCACCTTCAAGACCGTGGGCAAGAACCAGGACGGCACGGTCGTAAGCCATTACAAGCGCACCGTGCTGGTGTGGAAGCGGGGCTGCGGCCCCAACGACGACTGA
- a CDS encoding HpcH/HpaI aldolase/citrate lyase family protein: MLAATSLLFVPGSRPDRFAKARAAGAGVTVIDLEDAVADGDKESAREAAVEAVGEDGDHFAVRINAVATAAGIADLGMLVGADRLPGMLLIPMAEHARDLEIVAGALGERCPLLVPLIETPRGLRNALDIARAPKVAAVMFGGGDFAAELGVKLAWEPLLVARQQLLLACAEALVPAIDVPFVRLEDEDALAEECARSKALGFAAKAAIHPAQVPAIDKAFAPSEKEINEAAEALRAYDEGGQQAIRHNGRMLEAPLVKHYRAVLARSKDIVNA, from the coding sequence ATGCTCGCCGCTACCAGCCTTTTGTTCGTGCCGGGATCGCGTCCCGACCGCTTTGCCAAGGCGCGCGCGGCGGGCGCGGGGGTGACCGTCATCGACCTCGAAGACGCGGTTGCGGATGGCGACAAGGAGTCCGCTCGCGAGGCGGCGGTCGAGGCTGTGGGCGAAGACGGCGATCACTTCGCGGTAAGGATCAACGCCGTCGCGACTGCGGCGGGAATCGCCGACCTGGGAATGCTCGTGGGTGCGGACCGGCTGCCCGGAATGCTCTTGATCCCGATGGCCGAGCATGCGCGCGACCTCGAGATCGTGGCTGGAGCGCTGGGCGAGCGATGCCCATTGCTCGTGCCCCTTATCGAGACGCCGCGCGGATTACGAAACGCCCTGGACATCGCCCGCGCGCCGAAAGTGGCGGCGGTGATGTTCGGCGGAGGCGACTTCGCGGCCGAGCTCGGCGTCAAGCTGGCCTGGGAGCCGCTGCTCGTGGCACGCCAGCAACTGTTGCTTGCCTGCGCCGAAGCCCTTGTTCCGGCGATCGACGTGCCGTTCGTCAGACTCGAGGACGAGGACGCGCTGGCCGAGGAATGCGCACGGTCAAAGGCGCTTGGTTTTGCGGCCAAGGCAGCGATCCATCCGGCGCAGGTCCCCGCGATCGACAAGGCCTTTGCGCCATCCGAAAAAGAGATCAACGAAGCCGCCGAAGCGCTGCGCGCCTACGATGAGGGCGGTCAGCAAGCCATTCGTCACAACGGGCGCATGCTCGAGGCGCCGCTGGTCAAGCATTACCGCGCGGTACTCGCGCGCAGCAAGGACATCGTGAATGCGTGA